One stretch of Zonotrichia leucophrys gambelii isolate GWCS_2022_RI chromosome 13, RI_Zleu_2.0, whole genome shotgun sequence DNA includes these proteins:
- the PDGFRB gene encoding platelet-derived growth factor receptor beta: MPCPTLRTCLCLLILTGLLEVTSGDRRLHIEPGDTELVLSLHSTFSLLCYGDRELLWEREGQPLSASLEHRDGVFVSNLTLRNVTGHHTGEYTCTYSPEQAPEPAERKALYIYVPDPSLVFLPAVTSEEVFIFITGYTEAVIPCRVTNPQMQVTLYEKKVENPIPATYDPQQGFKGFFEDKTYFCRTFVDDQEVDSDTFYVYRIQVSSVNVSISAVQTMVRQGENVTVMCTVSGNELVNFNWDYPRKQAGKAVEPVTDFLPGSTHEIRSILIIQNAELEDSGTYVCNVSEGYHEKTDRKDITVQVIERGFVQFHTHLPSTVYAEVHKSHTIQVEVEAYPQPSIVWLKNNKTLTMESSSEFTITSRNLSETRYQTALVLVRVKQEEGGFYTIRASNEDDEQEISFHLQINVPAKVVELKENSSASSGEQTVTCSAEGMPQPEISWSTCSDIKWCSTKGQPTRLLGNESAELGVQTNASYHAERQLYRVNSTLQLHRVHEPLLLRCTVHNFLGTSSQDITLVPHALPFKVVIISVILALLVLTVISLIILIVLWQKKPRYEIRWKVIESVSSDGHEYIYVDPMQLPYDSTWEVPRDKLVLGRTLGSGAFGRVVEATAHGLSHSRSTMKVAVKMLKSTARTSEKQALMSELKIMSHLGPHLNIVNLLGACTKGGPIYIITEYCRYGDLVDYLHRNKHTFLQACGDKARREAELYGNTPKEDPVHSHLSMSVESDGGYMDMSKDDSLDYVPMSDMKGEVKYADIESSNYGTPYELDSYSPSAPERTDRVTLINESPLLSYMDLVGFSFQVANGMEFLASKNCVHRDLAARNVLICEGKLVKICDFGLARDIMRDSNYISKGSTFLPLKWMAPESIFNNLYTTLSDVWSFGILLWEIFTLGGTPYPELPMNEQFYNAIKRGYRMSKPTHASDEIYSIMQKCWEEKFEIRPSFSQLVVLMGNLLVDCYRKRYQQVDEEFMKSDHPAVVRTRPAVPVLNNARLAASSPSSHILYTAVHQHGGENDYIIPLPDPKPEGSSDLPQEASISRASSMLNEANTSSTISCDSPLGLQQDEEQESDPQPGCQEPTTGHQEVEESFL, translated from the exons GTCTGCTGGAGGTGACGTCTGGGGACCGCAGGCTGCACATCGAACCCGGGGACACGGAGCTTGTCCTCAGCCTCCACAGCACCTTCTCCCTCCTGTGCTATGGGGacagagagctgctctgggaacgGGAGGGGCAGCCCCTCAGTGCCTCGCTGGAGCACAGGGACGGTGTGTTTGTCAGCAATCTCACCCTCAGGAACGTGACAGGCCATCACACCGGGGAGTACACCTGCACCTACAGCCCCGAGCAggctccagagccagcagagaggaaagccCTCTACATCTATGTTCCAG ACCCCTCCCTGGTTTTCCTCCCTGCAGTCACCTCTGAAGAAGTCTTCATCTTCATCACGGGCTACACAGAGGCTGTCATCCCATGCCGAGTGACCAACCCACAGATGCAGGTCACCCTCTATGAGAAGAAGGTGgaaaaccccatcccagctaCATATGATCCACAACAGGGATTTAAAGGCTTCTTTGAGGATAAAACCTATTTCTGCCGGACATTTGTGGATGATCAGGAGGTGGATTCAGACACTTTCTATGTCTACAGGATCCAGG TGTCATCTGTGAACGTGTCCATCAGTGCAGTGCAGACCATGGTGCGCCAGGGGGAAAACGTCACAGTCATGTGCACCGTGAGCGGCAACGAGCTGGTCAACTTCAACTGGGACTATCCCCGCAAGCAG GCAGGGAAGGCTGTGGAGCCAGTGACTGACTTCCTGCCTGGATCCACTCATGAGATCCGCTCCATCCTCATCATCCAgaatgcagagctggaggacAGTGGGACCTATGTCTGCAATGTCTCTGAGGGCTACCATGAGAAGACAGACAGGAAGGACATCACTGTCCAAGTGATCG AGCGTGGCTTTGTGCAGTTCCACACCCACCTGCCCAGCACGGTGTATGCTGAGGTCCACAAGAGCCACACTATCCAGGTGGAAGTGGAGGCTTATCCCCAACCCAGCATTGTGTGGCTGAAGAACAACAAGACACTGaccatggagagcagcagcgAGTTCACCATCACCAGCAGGAACCTGTCAGAAACCAG GTACCAGACAGCTCTGGTGCTGGTGCGGGTGAAGCAGGAAGAAGGAGGATTTTACACCATTCGGGCTTCCAATGAGGATGACGAGCAGGAGATCTCCTTCCATCTGCAAATAAATG TGCCAGCTAAAGTGGTGGAGCTCAAGGAgaacagcagtgccagcagtggggAGCAGACTGTAACGTGCTCTGCTGAAGGCATGCCCCAGCCAGAGATCAGCTGGTCTACATGCAGCGACATCAAATG gtgcagcaccaaGGGCCAGCCCACGCGGCTGCTGGGGAACGAGTCGGCCGAGCTGGGCGTGCAGACCAACGCCTCGTACCACGCCGAGCGGCAGCTCTACCGCGTCAAcagcaccctgcagctgcacagggtgCACGAGCCCCTGCTCCTCAGGTGCACCGTGCACAACTTCCTGGGCACCAGCTCCCAGGACATCACTCTGGTGCCACACG CCTTGCCATTCAAGGTGGTCATCATTTCTGTCATCCTGGCCTTGCTGGTCCTCACTGTGATCTCCCTGATCATCCTGATCGTGCTGTGGCAGAAG AAACCTCGTTATGAAATCCGCTGGAAGGTGATTGAGTCGGTCAGCTCTGATGGGCACGAGTACATCTATGTGGATCCCATGCAGCTCCCTTATGACTCCACCTGGGAGGTGCCCAGGGACAAGCTGGTGTTAG GACGCACTCTTGGCTCCGGTGCCTTTGGTCGTGTGGTGGAGGCAACAGCCCATGGCCTGAGCCATTCCCGGTCCACCATGAAGGTGGCGGTCAAAATGCTCAAGT CCACAGCCCGCACCAGTGAGAAGCAAGCCCTCATGTCCGAGCTGAAGATCATGAGTCACCTGGGACCTCACCTCAACATCGTCAACTTGCTAGGGGCCTGCACCAAAGGAG GACCCATCTACATCATCACGGAGTACTGCCGCTACGGGGACCTGGTGGATTACCTGCACCGCAACAAGCACACCTTCCTGCAGGCCTGCGGGGACAAGGCGCGGCGGGAGGCGGAGCTCTACGGGAACACCCCCAAGGAGGACCCTGTGCACAG CCACCTCTCCATGTCTGTCGAGAGTGACGGGGGCTACATGGACATGAGCAAGGATGACTCCCTGGACTATGTGCCCATGTCTGACATGAAGGGTGAAGTCAAGTATGCTGACATCGAGTCTTCTAACTATGGCACCCCCTATGAGCTGGACAGCTACTCCCCCTCAG CTCCTGAAAGGACAGACCGGGTGACACTGATAAATGAGTCTCCACTCCTGAGCTACATGGACTTGGTGGGCTTCAGCTTCCAGGTGGCCAATGGGATGGAGTTCCTGGCTTCCAAAAAT TGTGTGCACCGTGACCTGGCTGCCAGGAATGTCCTCATCTGTGAGGGGAAGCTGGTGAAGATATGTGACTTTGGCCTGGCGAGGGACATCATGAGGGATTCCAACTATATCTCCAAAGGCAGT ACCTTCTTGCCCCTTAAGTGGATGGCTCCAGAGAGCATCTTCAACAACCTCTACACTACCCTGAGTGATGTGTGGTCTTTTGGGATTCTTCTTTGGGAGATATTCACCCTAG GAGGGACTCCATACCCTGAGCTGCCCATGAATGAACAGTTCTACAATGCCATCAAACGTGGCTATCGGATGTCCAAACCCACCCACGCCTCTGATGAGAT CTACAGCATCATGCAGAAGTGCTGGGAGGAGAAGTTTGAGATCAGGCCGTCCTTCTCACAGCTGGTGGTGCTTATGGGAAACCTCCTGGTGGATTGCTACAGGAAG AGGTACCAGCAGGTGGATGAGGAGTTCATGAAGAGCGACCACCCCGCGGTCGTGCGCACCAGGCCCGCGGTTCCCGTGCTGAACAACGCCCgcctggctgccagctcccccagcagccacaTCCTGTACACAGCCGTGCACCAGCACGGGGGCGAGAACGACTACATCATCCCCCTCCCCGACCCCAAACCCGAGGGGAGCTCTGACCTCCCCCAGGAGGCCTCCATCAGCAGGGCCAG CTCTATGCTGAACGAGGCCAACACATCATCTACAATATCCTGTGACAGCCCTCTGGGCCTCCAGCAGGACGAGGAGCAGGAATCTgacccacagccaggctgccaggagCCAACCACAGGACACCAAGAGGTGGAGGAAAGTTTCCTGTAG